A window of Ananas comosus cultivar F153 linkage group 4, ASM154086v1, whole genome shotgun sequence contains these coding sequences:
- the LOC109708774 gene encoding pentatricopeptide repeat-containing protein At5g66520-like, producing the protein MAAVALPQTAHHVVSSSSASAFAIRRASSPLEALSLFKLRLLRRRPAPPDPFDPHAAVFLLKSLSPHLPPLPPPRRLRPPPLLXPSLARLLFDEIPRPNLVLFNTLLSSLSRSSAPLSSALSLFHSIPHKDLVSWSALLSACLARSRPALALSLFRRMMTSHTQSVSARLLPDPQMLVTVLSACAAASSPSLSRSVHAYAERRGMDTGSHLGTALVDSYAKSGFLKSAFRVFDRVPPARRNVMHWTAMICGLAAHGHGRVAIAFFDDMRRSGVRPNEITFTGVLNACCQIGLIDEGRRFFAVMAEEYGIEPGIHHYGCMVDLFAKAGRLEEAYAIIQNMRVEPNIVLWTSFLAACKKHKNFEIAEEGIETVMSMAVPDEDGGVYTLVSDLYALGGRWDDVGRVRKLMDESRVRKSRGSSFIAVDECRSSVN; encoded by the exons ATGGCAGCCGTGGCGCTCCCACAGACCGCCCACCACgtcgtctcctcctcctcggcgtcCGCCTTCGCCATCCGGCGCGCCTCCTCCCCTCTCGAAGCCCTCTCCCTCTTCAaactccgcctcctccgccgccgccccgctccCCCGGACCCCTTCGACCCCCACGCCGCCGTCTTCCTCCTCAAATCCCTCTCCCCTC ACCTCCCTCCTCTCCCACCCCCACGTCGCCTCCGCCCTCCTCCACTCCTANCCCCCTCCCTCGCCCGCCTCCTGTTCGACGAAATCCCCCGCCCAAACCTCGTCCTCTTCAAcaccctcctctcctccctctcccgcTCCTCCGCCCCCCTCTCCTccgccctctccctcttccacTCCATCCCCCACAAGGACCTCGTCTCCTGGTCCGCCCTCCTCTCCGCCTGCCTCGCCCGCTCCCGCCccgccctcgccctctccctcttccgcCGCATGATGACGTCCCATACTCAATCTGTCTCTGCCCGGCTGCTCCCCGACCCGCAGATGCTCGTCACCGTGCTCTCCGCCTGCGCGGCCGCCTCCTCGCCCTCCCTCTCCAGGTCCGTCCACGCCTACGCCGAGCGCCGCGGGATGGACACCGGCTCCCACCTCGGCACCGCGCTCGTCGACTCCTACGCCAAGTCCGGATTCCTCAAATCCGCATTCCGCGTCTTCGACCGCGTCCCCCCCGCCCGCCGGAACGTCATGCACTGGACTGCCATGATCTGCGGCCTCGCCGCGCACGGCCACGGCAGAGTGGCCATTGCATTCTTCGATGATATGCGCCGCTCCGGCGTGCGCCCCAACGAGATCACCTTCACCGGGGTGCTCAATGCTTGTTGCCAAATTGGCCTCATCGACGAAGGGCGGAGGTTCTTCGCAGTTATGGCCGAGGAGTACGGCATCGAGCCCGGAATTCACCATTACGGGTGCATGGTCGATTTGTTCGCCAAGGCCGGGCGGTTGGAGGAGGCGTACGCGATCATCCAGAACATGAGGGTTGAGCCCAACATTGTCTTGTGGACCTCCTTCTTGGCGGCGTGCAAGAAGCACAAGAATTTCGAGATCGCCGAGGAGGGGATCGAGACGGTCATGAGCATGGCGGTTCCCGATGAGGACGGCGGGGTGTATACGCTCGTGTCGGATTTGTACGCTCTGGGTGGGCGGTGGGACGACGTGGGGCGTGTGAGGAAGCTGATGGATGAGTCCAGGGTTAGAAAAAGCAGAGGGTCGAGCTTCATTGCGGTGGATGAGTGCAGAAGCTCCGTGAATTGA